One [Clostridium] saccharolyticum WM1 DNA segment encodes these proteins:
- the recD2 gene encoding SF1B family DNA helicase RecD2 has product MEKLSYIGTYDGTIFYNPANKYCIISIKTKGQNVPVQARSTRQYRDHLIRFVAVGYELPRTDAVQLELDGEWKSGKYGQQLQVEQWHEIVPRTADGVEGYLSSGLIKGIGPKVAAEIVSRFGVGTLDILEKHPERLLEVKGITENKLEDIKASYAESRMLQDLMTLLSPYKVTPKTALKIYQCFGPDSVEVLQRNPFELCTISGFGFRRVDAIVQKNGGDLHAPMRIRGGIVCTLDEIRGKQGHLYLDKEGLVNLSLKLLNEKIPLPGMRLHRQEVEAVLQEMILNGAVVMSRDNIYLPRIFELEDETARQIAKRLVVASMTEHIAPLLERIKTEMGVSLSGKQDKAVHMVFRHNISIITGSPGTGKTTVLKTILEVYRHLHPDGKIMLMAPTGRASRRMAESTGFEDAKTMHSGLGLGSEEDESSRKKEAPQLDADLIIVDEFSMVDMWLAKQFFTRLKDGCRVVLVGDADQLPSVGAGNVFHELIECGLVPVTVLNEIFRQANDSLIAYNAKFINEGSTKLYYGPDFVFHSCDNQEEAAEKIMERYCNEIAESGIERVLILSPFRSEGSVSAEQLNESIREMVNPFCSAEEEIRLGPKNFRIGDRIMQTKNTEKVSNGDLGFIRYIKDTEDGKRIGVDFGPNRELEYSVEDIINLDLAYATTIHKAMGSECETVIMPLIKAHSVMLYRNLLYTAITRARKRVVLVGQKAVLFMAIHRNEISKRNTSLGERICLYYRAFAKSAGIMIPAALEEKLKNAG; this is encoded by the coding sequence GTGGAAAAGTTGAGCTATATCGGTACTTATGATGGGACCATTTTTTACAATCCCGCCAATAAATACTGCATCATCAGCATAAAGACGAAAGGCCAGAACGTACCTGTTCAGGCCCGGTCAACCAGGCAGTATCGGGATCACCTGATTCGATTTGTTGCTGTGGGTTACGAACTGCCCCGCACCGATGCGGTCCAACTGGAGTTGGATGGTGAATGGAAAAGCGGCAAGTACGGTCAACAGCTTCAAGTAGAGCAATGGCATGAAATTGTTCCGCGGACGGCAGACGGCGTGGAGGGTTATTTGTCTTCCGGCCTAATCAAAGGTATTGGTCCCAAAGTGGCAGCTGAAATTGTATCCCGCTTTGGAGTGGGAACGCTGGATATTCTGGAAAAGCATCCGGAACGTCTGCTTGAAGTCAAGGGCATTACAGAAAACAAGCTGGAGGACATTAAAGCTTCTTATGCAGAAAGCCGTATGCTGCAAGATCTTATGACGCTGCTGTCTCCATACAAGGTAACTCCGAAAACGGCATTGAAAATCTACCAGTGTTTTGGACCGGACAGCGTGGAGGTGTTGCAAAGAAATCCCTTTGAACTCTGCACTATTTCCGGTTTTGGGTTCCGACGTGTGGATGCCATTGTTCAGAAGAACGGTGGTGACTTACATGCGCCCATGCGTATCAGAGGCGGGATCGTTTGCACCCTGGATGAGATTCGGGGCAAACAAGGTCATCTGTATTTGGACAAAGAGGGCCTGGTCAATTTGAGTTTAAAATTATTGAATGAAAAGATACCCCTTCCTGGGATGCGCCTGCATAGACAGGAAGTCGAGGCTGTGTTACAAGAAATGATTTTGAACGGTGCGGTGGTAATGTCTAGGGATAATATCTACTTACCTCGTATTTTTGAGTTGGAGGATGAAACTGCCCGACAGATTGCTAAGAGGCTGGTTGTGGCTTCCATGACGGAGCATATCGCCCCATTGTTGGAACGAATCAAGACGGAAATGGGAGTTTCCCTTTCTGGAAAGCAGGACAAGGCTGTGCATATGGTATTCCGGCATAACATTTCCATCATTACTGGTTCTCCCGGTACTGGTAAGACAACGGTACTCAAAACCATTTTGGAGGTGTATCGGCATCTACACCCGGATGGAAAAATCATGTTGATGGCTCCAACCGGCCGTGCCAGCCGCCGCATGGCAGAAAGCACAGGATTTGAGGATGCCAAAACAATGCACAGTGGTTTGGGTCTTGGAAGTGAGGAAGATGAAAGCAGCCGGAAAAAAGAGGCCCCTCAGTTGGACGCAGATCTGATTATCGTGGACGAATTTTCCATGGTGGATATGTGGCTGGCAAAGCAATTTTTTACAAGGCTAAAAGACGGCTGCCGGGTGGTGCTGGTGGGTGATGCCGACCAGTTGCCCAGCGTGGGGGCCGGTAATGTGTTCCATGAACTGATTGAGTGTGGTTTGGTGCCGGTGACGGTACTGAATGAAATTTTTCGTCAGGCTAATGACAGCCTGATTGCCTATAATGCAAAATTCATCAATGAGGGCAGTACAAAGCTGTACTATGGTCCGGATTTTGTTTTTCATTCCTGCGATAACCAAGAGGAGGCCGCAGAAAAAATTATGGAGCGGTACTGCAATGAAATTGCGGAAAGCGGGATTGAACGGGTGCTGATTTTGTCTCCGTTCCGTTCAGAAGGTTCTGTATCTGCCGAACAGCTCAATGAGTCTATTCGTGAAATGGTCAATCCTTTCTGCTCTGCAGAGGAGGAAATCAGGCTGGGGCCGAAGAACTTCCGTATTGGCGACCGCATCATGCAGACCAAGAACACAGAAAAAGTATCCAATGGCGACCTGGGTTTTATTCGGTACATCAAGGATACTGAGGATGGGAAACGAATTGGCGTAGACTTTGGGCCAAACCGGGAATTGGAGTACAGTGTAGAGGATATTATTAATTTGGATTTGGCCTATGCCACCACGATTCATAAAGCGATGGGATCGGAGTGCGAAACTGTCATTATGCCGCTGATCAAAGCACATTCGGTAATGCTTTATCGCAATCTGCTTTATACTGCCATTACCCGTGCAAGAAAGCGTGTGGTGCTGGTTGGGCAGAAAGCGGTATTGTTCATGGCAATTCACCGCAACGAAATCAGCAAGCGCAATACATCCTTGGGAGAGCGTATCTGCCTGTATTACCGGGCATTTGCCAAGAGCGCAGGTATCATGATTCCCGCTGCCTTGGAGGAAAAATTGAAGAATGCAGGTTAA
- a CDS encoding LacI family DNA-binding transcriptional regulator has protein sequence MNIYDIAELAGVSIATVSRVVNDSPRVSERTKQKVRTVMDENGYTPNVFARGLGLDSMKIIGILCPDVSDAYMATAVAHLESRMHEHGYDCILCCSGFEQSVKEKYVSLLLEKRIDALIMVGSTYAGTGEADKNTKYVRDAAKQVPVFLINGYLDCENVSCAYGDDYQATYHVTSQMIETGRRRILFLCDSRSYSATQKLAGYEAALKANGLPVLGDLKLYVKNRIHTVRDILLERRDLRFDSVLATDDGLAVGAIKYANAKLLKIPEDLCITGFNNSALSICSDPELSSIDNRVEELCNITVDNMMKALLGEKAEVTRNNRIPCRLIKRCTTDF, from the coding sequence ATGAACATTTATGATATTGCAGAGCTTGCAGGAGTTTCCATCGCTACCGTGTCTCGGGTGGTGAACGACAGCCCCCGTGTGAGTGAGAGAACAAAACAAAAGGTAAGAACGGTTATGGATGAGAACGGTTACACCCCCAATGTATTTGCCAGGGGTTTAGGGCTTGATTCCATGAAAATCATCGGCATTTTATGTCCGGATGTATCTGATGCCTATATGGCTACAGCGGTAGCTCATTTAGAGAGCCGTATGCACGAGCATGGTTATGACTGTATCTTGTGCTGCAGCGGATTTGAACAGTCCGTAAAGGAAAAATATGTCAGCCTTCTTCTTGAGAAGCGGATCGATGCATTAATAATGGTGGGTTCCACTTATGCCGGAACAGGAGAGGCGGATAAAAATACAAAGTATGTCCGGGATGCGGCAAAACAGGTTCCGGTTTTTTTAATTAATGGATATTTGGACTGCGAAAACGTATCCTGTGCCTATGGAGATGATTATCAGGCCACCTATCATGTAACCAGCCAGATGATTGAGACAGGACGGCGGAGGATTTTATTTCTCTGTGACTCCCGCTCCTACAGCGCAACTCAGAAGCTGGCGGGTTATGAGGCCGCTTTAAAAGCCAATGGACTTCCTGTGCTGGGTGATTTAAAGCTATATGTAAAAAACCGGATCCATACGGTAAGGGATATCCTTCTGGAACGACGTGACTTAAGGTTTGACAGTGTGTTGGCAACCGATGACGGTCTTGCCGTAGGAGCAATTAAATATGCCAATGCAAAGCTTTTAAAGATACCGGAAGATTTGTGTATTACCGGATTTAACAATTCAGCCCTGTCCATCTGCAGCGATCCTGAGCTTTCTTCCATTGACAACAGGGTAGAGGAGTTGTGCAACATTACGGTTGATAACATGATGAAGGCCCTGCTGGGAGAGAAAGCGGAGGTTACCAGGAATAATCGGATTCCCTGCCGGCTGATAAAAAGATGTACCACTGATTTTTGA
- a CDS encoding tagaturonate reductase: MEKLCYATLEKLGFDGYLLQDAPERVMQFGEGNFLRAFVDYFIDVLNEKTGFNSKVVLCQPIAPGLADMINEQEGLYTLFLRGFENGKKVNDKRVISCVSRCLNPYTDYEAVLACAENPDLRYIACNTTEAGITYDPSCQFADVPAGSYPGKLTQFLYRRFETFGKEAGKGFVILSCELIDNNGKELEKCVLNYARQWDLGGEFIDWIKEENLFCSTLVDRIVTGYPRNEAAAICEELGYQDNIIDTGEIFGFWVIEGPESLKKELLFEEAGLPVIICSDHKPYKQRKVRILNGAHTSFVLGAYLSGQDIVRNCMDDEVICSFMNKTIYDEIIPTLTLPKEELMSFAASVAERFKNPFIDHALLSISLNSTSKWKARVMPSLKAYVEKTGALPKCITASFAFYLAFYHGRNLTEDGLVAARPAGDEYTVKDDKPVLQFFYDHKDDDTASFVHAVCTNDDFWDEDLSKIPGFEEAVAGYLRAIKEKGTYEVMKECSH; encoded by the coding sequence ATGGAAAAGTTATGTTATGCAACACTGGAAAAACTTGGGTTTGACGGATACCTGCTTCAGGATGCTCCGGAGCGGGTCATGCAGTTCGGGGAAGGAAACTTCTTAAGGGCATTTGTGGATTATTTTATTGATGTTCTCAATGAAAAAACCGGTTTCAACTCCAAAGTTGTTTTATGCCAGCCCATTGCACCAGGACTTGCAGATATGATCAATGAACAGGAAGGACTTTATACCCTTTTCCTCCGGGGATTTGAAAACGGGAAGAAAGTGAATGACAAGCGTGTGATTTCCTGTGTAAGCAGATGCTTAAATCCTTATACGGATTATGAAGCAGTATTGGCCTGTGCGGAAAATCCTGACCTGCGTTATATTGCCTGCAATACCACGGAAGCAGGCATTACCTATGATCCTTCCTGCCAGTTTGCGGATGTACCGGCCGGCAGCTACCCAGGGAAACTGACACAGTTCCTATACAGAAGGTTTGAAACCTTTGGCAAGGAAGCCGGCAAAGGCTTTGTCATTCTCTCCTGTGAACTGATCGACAACAACGGAAAAGAACTGGAGAAATGTGTTTTAAATTATGCCCGGCAATGGGACCTGGGCGGGGAATTCATTGACTGGATCAAAGAGGAGAACCTCTTCTGCTCCACTCTGGTAGACCGCATCGTCACCGGATATCCTAGAAATGAAGCTGCTGCCATCTGCGAAGAATTAGGCTATCAGGATAACATCATTGATACGGGAGAAATCTTTGGCTTCTGGGTCATCGAAGGACCGGAAAGCTTAAAGAAGGAGCTTTTATTTGAAGAAGCAGGACTTCCTGTTATCATCTGCAGCGACCATAAACCATATAAGCAGAGAAAGGTCCGCATTTTAAACGGCGCCCATACCTCCTTTGTATTAGGTGCTTATCTTTCCGGGCAGGACATTGTCCGTAACTGTATGGATGATGAAGTGATCTGCAGCTTTATGAATAAGACCATTTACGATGAGATCATCCCAACCCTGACCCTGCCAAAAGAGGAATTAATGAGTTTTGCAGCCTCTGTTGCAGAGCGTTTTAAGAACCCATTTATTGATCATGCCCTGTTGTCCATTTCCTTAAATTCTACCTCCAAATGGAAAGCCCGGGTTATGCCTTCCCTTAAGGCATATGTGGAAAAGACCGGCGCTCTGCCAAAATGCATAACAGCTTCCTTTGCATTCTACCTCGCATTCTATCATGGAAGGAACCTTACAGAGGATGGCCTTGTTGCTGCACGTCCCGCCGGTGATGAATACACGGTCAAAGATGATAAGCCGGTTCTTCAGTTCTTCTATGACCACAAGGATGATGACACAGCTTCCTTTGTACATGCGGTTTGCACCAATGATGACTTCTGGGATGAGGATTTAAGTAAAATTCCAGGATTTGAAGAGGCCGTTGCCGGCTATTTAAGGGCCATAAAAGAAAAAGGCACATATGAAGTGATGAAGGAATGTTCCCATTGA
- a CDS encoding DUF6145 family protein, which translates to MEHDGDNVVLCGANSYEQKYYFNQQFSSLPESVRQELQIMCVLYTEDVGGILVLEYDQDGTLEFKVTAEEGDYLFDEIGSVLKIKQYRKEKRELLEALEMYYRVFYLGEELEDGERDT; encoded by the coding sequence ATGGAGCATGATGGAGACAATGTGGTGCTTTGCGGCGCCAATTCCTATGAGCAGAAATATTATTTCAACCAGCAGTTTTCAAGCCTTCCAGAAAGCGTCAGGCAGGAGCTTCAGATTATGTGTGTGCTTTATACCGAAGACGTAGGGGGAATCCTTGTGCTGGAATATGACCAGGATGGTACCCTGGAATTTAAAGTAACGGCTGAAGAGGGAGATTACCTGTTTGATGAGATCGGAAGCGTACTGAAGATCAAACAGTACCGGAAAGAAAAAAGGGAACTTTTGGAAGCTTTGGAAATGTACTACCGGGTGTTTTATTTAGGAGAAGAATTGGAGGACGGAGAAAGAGATACGTGA
- a CDS encoding site-specific integrase, with amino-acid sequence MAKARKDNKGRNLRPGETQRADGSYMYVYKLGTKKKYIYDADLAELRKKEGGINKDKDDGIRTQEAAKITLNDMFKVYMGTKIILKASTRANYLYLWDCYIKKEPLANKSINTIHKSEVLSLYTKLLKKGFATNSLESINNLIHPTLEMAVDDDYIRKNPSKGVYSSLKKDGTAPEPEPRIALTRIQQRNFLRFAAKHPTYCHWLPVLTTLVGTGMRVAECTGLTWNDVDFENNSIFVNHNLIYRVIDDKAGFHITTPKTAKGTRIIPILFPEVMEQLRLLREVWDTLYPGPELVLDGYYGFVFRNRFGSFMSAHNINRAIIRIYTEYNMTEMDQAELEDREPELIPHFSVHNLRHTFCTRLCEMTNDIKFIQQVMGHADFSTTMDIYSHITQEAMQNKVKQISGQFKLL; translated from the coding sequence ATGGCAAAAGCAAGAAAAGATAATAAGGGGCGCAACCTTCGCCCCGGGGAAACCCAACGTGCCGATGGATCGTATATGTACGTCTACAAGCTCGGTACCAAGAAAAAGTACATTTACGATGCAGATCTGGCGGAACTGCGTAAAAAAGAAGGTGGAATTAACAAAGATAAGGATGATGGCATCCGCACGCAGGAAGCTGCCAAGATTACTTTGAACGATATGTTCAAGGTCTACATGGGAACCAAAATTATATTGAAGGCATCAACTCGGGCAAACTACCTATATCTCTGGGATTGCTATATAAAAAAAGAACCCCTGGCAAATAAGTCTATCAATACCATCCATAAAAGCGAGGTTCTTTCCCTTTATACCAAATTATTGAAAAAAGGATTTGCAACAAACTCACTGGAAAGCATCAATAACCTGATTCATCCAACTCTGGAGATGGCAGTAGATGATGACTATATCCGCAAAAATCCGAGCAAAGGCGTCTACAGCTCTCTAAAAAAAGATGGCACTGCACCGGAGCCGGAGCCCAGAATCGCCTTGACAAGAATCCAGCAACGGAATTTCCTGCGATTTGCGGCAAAACATCCTACCTACTGCCATTGGCTGCCAGTCCTGACCACGCTGGTCGGTACAGGGATGCGTGTGGCAGAGTGCACCGGTTTAACCTGGAACGATGTGGACTTTGAGAATAACTCCATCTTTGTCAACCATAACCTGATTTACCGAGTCATTGACGACAAGGCCGGCTTTCATATTACTACACCGAAAACGGCTAAAGGTACACGAATAATTCCAATTTTGTTTCCAGAGGTCATGGAGCAACTTCGGTTGCTGCGCGAAGTCTGGGATACGTTGTATCCTGGTCCCGAGCTGGTGCTAGACGGGTATTACGGTTTTGTGTTTCGCAATCGCTTCGGTTCCTTTATGAGCGCTCACAACATCAATCGAGCCATCATCCGTATTTATACGGAGTACAATATGACAGAGATGGATCAAGCGGAACTGGAAGACCGTGAGCCAGAACTGATCCCGCATTTCAGCGTACACAATCTACGCCACACATTCTGCACTCGGCTTTGCGAAATGACCAACGACATCAAGTTTATTCAGCAGGTTATGGGGCACGCTGACTTCTCCACCACAATGGATATTTATAGTCATATCACGCAAGAGGCCATGCAGAACAAAGTGAAACAGATCAGTGGGCAGTTTAAGCTACTGTAA
- the dusB gene encoding tRNA dihydrouridine synthase DusB, with product MKLRIGNVTLDNNLILAPMAGVTDLPFRFLCREQGCGMAVTEMVSAKAILYKNRNTNELLKVAPGEGPVSLQLFGSDPEIMADIAAQVEEGPYAFIDVNMGCPMPKIVNNGEGSALMKDIGLAERILTSMVKAVKKPVTVKFRKGFTEEDCNAVEFAKMAESCGVAAVAVHGRTREQYYSGTADWTIIRKVKEAVAIPVIGNGDVFKPEDAKALMEETGCDGVMIARGAKGNPWIFKRTLHYLETGELLSGPDREEISKMIIRHGALETEHKGEAVAMREMRGHMAWYTAGLPHSAKLRNDINQVGTMDELRNFAEERIGKIRSEN from the coding sequence GTGAAGCTTAGAATTGGAAATGTAACGTTGGACAACAACCTGATACTGGCACCCATGGCAGGAGTTACTGACCTGCCATTTCGTTTTCTATGCAGAGAGCAGGGCTGCGGTATGGCAGTCACGGAGATGGTCAGCGCCAAGGCGATTTTATATAAAAATAGAAATACGAATGAGCTGCTGAAGGTGGCCCCGGGAGAAGGTCCTGTAAGCCTCCAGCTGTTTGGTTCTGACCCGGAGATCATGGCGGATATCGCGGCCCAGGTGGAAGAAGGACCCTATGCATTCATTGACGTGAATATGGGCTGTCCCATGCCCAAGATCGTCAATAACGGGGAAGGTTCAGCGCTGATGAAGGATATAGGGCTTGCGGAGCGCATTTTGACTTCCATGGTAAAGGCGGTAAAAAAGCCTGTGACCGTAAAATTCAGAAAGGGCTTTACAGAAGAGGACTGCAATGCAGTGGAATTTGCCAAAATGGCGGAAAGCTGCGGGGTGGCTGCAGTGGCGGTTCACGGAAGGACCAGGGAGCAGTATTATTCTGGAACTGCGGACTGGACTATTATAAGGAAGGTAAAGGAAGCGGTAGCCATTCCTGTTATTGGAAACGGTGATGTATTTAAGCCGGAGGATGCAAAGGCTCTTATGGAAGAAACCGGCTGTGACGGGGTGATGATTGCCAGGGGAGCCAAGGGAAATCCCTGGATCTTTAAAAGGACCCTCCATTATCTGGAAACAGGAGAGCTGCTTTCCGGGCCGGACAGAGAGGAGATCAGTAAGATGATCATCCGTCACGGGGCCCTTGAAACAGAGCACAAAGGAGAGGCTGTGGCCATGCGTGAGATGCGCGGGCATATGGCATGGTATACGGCTGGACTGCCTCATTCCGCAAAGCTAAGAAACGATATAAACCAGGTGGGAACCATGGACGAATTAAGGAATTTTGCGGAAGAAAGGATCGGAAAAATCCGGTCGGAGAATTAA
- a CDS encoding YqaJ viral recombinase family nuclease, which yields MTAGSVTQRARHAPLVLVETANLSRNEWLAYRRRGIGGSDVASIFGISPFRTARDLYFDKLDIASVEEDEGNWVAMEMGNLLEPLVAKIFAKKTGYKIYQIKKMFYHPLYPFMLADVDYFVKLPDGTTAILEIKTTNYNARDSWWLDGAETVPVYYESQGRHYMAVTDIDRVFFCCLYGNNEEEVIIREIRRDYAYEEEMIFLEQEFWDNHVLAKLPPPYWEPGNLIMESARRHFGAADPDAPVVELNSSMSAKLIRYLQLQEEKKNMEVNSKQIDKELQRLKGILVSEMGTSCAAVCRYGEVNYTITYNPVRKTGIDKDGLLRLKLQYPDIYEQFISTSEFRRFNVKASAVDAA from the coding sequence ATGACGGCAGGCAGCGTCACACAAAGAGCAAGACATGCTCCTCTTGTGCTGGTGGAAACAGCAAATCTGTCCAGAAATGAATGGCTGGCATACAGGCGCCGAGGAATCGGCGGCAGTGATGTGGCCTCCATCTTTGGAATTTCCCCTTTCCGAACGGCCAGGGACCTTTACTTCGACAAATTGGATATTGCATCTGTTGAAGAAGATGAAGGTAACTGGGTTGCCATGGAAATGGGAAACTTATTGGAGCCGTTGGTGGCAAAAATCTTTGCAAAGAAAACCGGCTACAAAATCTATCAGATCAAAAAGATGTTTTATCATCCGTTATACCCATTCATGCTGGCTGATGTGGATTATTTTGTGAAGTTACCAGATGGAACAACTGCCATTTTGGAGATCAAAACCACGAACTACAACGCCAGGGATAGCTGGTGGCTGGATGGTGCGGAAACTGTACCCGTATATTATGAAAGTCAGGGTCGTCATTATATGGCGGTCACGGATATAGACCGGGTATTTTTTTGCTGCCTTTACGGAAACAACGAGGAAGAAGTCATCATCCGGGAAATTAGACGGGATTATGCCTACGAGGAAGAAATGATTTTTCTGGAGCAGGAATTTTGGGACAATCATGTGCTGGCAAAATTGCCTCCGCCCTATTGGGAGCCGGGGAATCTGATTATGGAGAGTGCCCGCAGACATTTTGGCGCAGCTGATCCTGATGCACCTGTGGTAGAGCTGAATTCCAGTATGAGTGCAAAGTTGATACGTTATTTGCAGCTTCAAGAAGAAAAGAAAAATATGGAGGTGAATTCCAAGCAAATTGACAAAGAACTGCAACGCCTGAAAGGGATATTGGTTTCTGAAATGGGAACAAGCTGCGCCGCTGTCTGCCGGTATGGTGAAGTCAACTATACCATTACCTATAATCCTGTTAGGAAAACGGGGATTGATAAGGATGGTTTGTTACGGCTAAAACTGCAATACCCGGATATTTATGAACAGTTTATCTCAACGTCTGAATTCCGGCGTTTCAATGTAAAAGCATCCGCGGTGGATGCTGCGTAG
- the greA gene encoding transcription elongation factor GreA: protein MVDKKNILTYEGLKKYEDELQNLKVVKRKEVAQKIKEAREQGDLSENAEYDAAKDEQRDIELRIEELEKLLKNAEVVVEDEIDLDKINIGCKVKVYDVDEDEEMEFKIVGSTEANSLQNKISNESPVGHALIGRKVGDVVDVETQSGVIQYKVLEIQRVS, encoded by the coding sequence ATGGTAGACAAGAAAAATATTTTAACCTACGAAGGCCTTAAAAAATACGAGGATGAGCTTCAGAATTTAAAGGTTGTAAAAAGAAAAGAGGTCGCCCAGAAGATTAAAGAAGCCAGAGAACAAGGTGATCTATCTGAAAACGCTGAGTATGATGCTGCAAAGGATGAGCAGAGAGACATAGAGCTGCGTATCGAAGAGCTGGAGAAGCTTCTTAAAAATGCAGAAGTAGTGGTTGAGGATGAGATTGATTTAGATAAGATAAACATTGGCTGCAAGGTAAAGGTCTACGATGTTGATGAGGACGAAGAGATGGAATTCAAAATCGTCGGTTCCACGGAGGCAAACAGCCTTCAGAATAAAATTTCCAACGAATCCCCGGTAGGTCATGCACTGATCGGAAGGAAGGTGGGAGATGTCGTAGACGTAGAGACACAGTCCGGAGTGATCCAGTATAAGGTGCTGGAAATCCAGAGAGTGTCTTAG
- a CDS encoding UxaA family hydrolase, which yields MQDFIKIHSGDNVAVALKPLTSGTAAEIAGNTITLLEDIPQGHKFALTDILTGSSVIKYGCAIGMAKENIKTGAWIHTHNLKTGLGDMLTYTYEKQETAIAPTDERFFQGYRRPDGKVGVRNEIWIIPTVGCVNNIATALERMAKKLAGGNIDEVSAFPHPYGCSQMGDDQEYTRTILADLINHPNAGGVLVLGLGCENSNIAELKPYIGTYDERRVKFLAAQESEDEMADAMELIEQLAEYAGTFHRETISCSELIIGMKCGGSDGLSGITANPTVGAFSDMLVSKGGTTILTEVPEMFGAETLLMNRCLNEETFEKTVDLINDFKNYFTSHNQTIYENPSPGNKKGGISTLEDKSLGCVQKSGSAPVMDVLKYGELVRTKGLNLLSAPGNDLVASTALAASGAHIVLFTTGRGTPFACPVPTMKISTNTALSTKKNHWIDFNCGVLVEDTDMDTLKNEFFDFVIEVASGKKVKSEEAGFHDMAIFKQGVTL from the coding sequence ATGCAGGATTTTATCAAAATTCATTCCGGAGATAATGTTGCAGTTGCATTAAAGCCGCTTACTTCCGGCACTGCCGCAGAGATCGCTGGTAATACTATTACACTCCTGGAAGATATCCCACAGGGCCATAAATTTGCCCTCACCGATATACTTACCGGCTCATCCGTCATCAAATACGGCTGCGCCATAGGCATGGCTAAGGAAAACATTAAAACAGGGGCCTGGATTCACACCCATAATTTAAAGACAGGCTTGGGGGATATGCTGACCTATACCTATGAAAAGCAGGAAACGGCAATCGCTCCCACGGACGAACGCTTCTTTCAGGGTTACCGGAGACCGGACGGAAAAGTGGGCGTACGCAATGAAATCTGGATCATTCCAACGGTTGGATGTGTCAATAACATTGCCACAGCGCTGGAGCGTATGGCCAAAAAACTCGCAGGAGGCAATATTGACGAAGTTTCCGCTTTCCCCCATCCCTACGGCTGTTCCCAGATGGGTGACGACCAGGAGTACACTAGGACCATACTGGCTGATTTAATCAACCATCCTAACGCGGGCGGTGTTCTGGTTCTGGGACTAGGCTGTGAAAACAGCAACATTGCCGAGCTGAAACCATACATTGGCACCTACGATGAGCGCAGGGTGAAATTCCTGGCAGCTCAGGAGTCTGAAGATGAAATGGCAGATGCCATGGAGCTTATAGAACAGCTTGCTGAATATGCTGGTACGTTCCACAGAGAAACCATAAGTTGCAGTGAACTTATAATTGGTATGAAATGCGGGGGATCCGATGGTTTATCCGGAATCACAGCCAATCCCACGGTCGGGGCATTTTCCGATATGCTGGTATCCAAAGGCGGGACCACCATTCTCACAGAGGTTCCGGAAATGTTCGGAGCAGAAACCCTACTTATGAACCGATGCCTGAATGAGGAAACCTTTGAAAAAACGGTTGATCTGATCAATGACTTTAAGAATTATTTTACCAGCCATAACCAGACGATCTATGAAAATCCTTCCCCTGGCAACAAAAAGGGGGGTATTTCCACTCTGGAAGACAAATCCTTAGGCTGTGTACAGAAATCCGGCAGCGCTCCTGTCATGGATGTATTGAAATACGGGGAACTGGTGCGTACCAAGGGCTTAAATCTTTTAAGCGCTCCTGGCAACGACTTAGTAGCTTCCACGGCACTGGCCGCTTCCGGCGCTCATATCGTTCTGTTTACTACAGGACGGGGAACCCCATTTGCCTGTCCGGTGCCCACCATGAAGATTTCCACCAATACTGCCTTAAGCACAAAAAAGAATCATTGGATCGATTTTAACTGCGGCGTACTGGTTGAAGATACGGATATGGATACTCTTAAAAATGAGTTCTTTGATTTTGTAATTGAGGTAGCTTCCGGCAAAAAAGTAAAATCCGAAGAGGCAGGCTTCCATGATATGGCTATCTTTAAGCAAGGTGTAACCTTATAG